The genome window ACGATTCCAATACTTGTTGAAAAAAACTTTGGAGGAAAATGTCGTAAAGGGTAATAATAGAAATGGTAACCGCATAATAAACAACTCTAGGTCTTCCAGTGAATCGGCCAAAATAAATCAACGGCTTCCTAAATCCTTCTCCACACATATTCGAAGTACCTCTGAATCAGCGCTGTTAGGAAACAAGGCTGCCGATAGCGTAgcagaacaacaacaaaacgGAGGTGACGCTAATGGACACAAAAAACATAATTCTAATGAGCACAATGTGCCGCTAAGGCATACTAAGACAAACAGTGCCAGTGCGTTatacagaagaagtttAATCAGCTTGAGAAATTCGTCTACGACAAAAGAACCAACGGTGAAAAATGATATTAAGATTACTATACCCCCACGTCCATTTTCCtcaattgaaaataatTCGAGTAAATCACCACCTGTTCCTGCGCCAGTTAGTCCATCGCATTCTGCTTACAGTGGTATTTTTAAAAGACAGCTGAAAAGTAGCTCTTCTGAATCTTCTCTGTTCAACGCAATATTTGGGCATGCTCCTCCAGAGGAATCCGTTGAAAACACCGAAACAACAACACCCAAAGTACAGGAAAATAAGAGGACATCTATTCCCCCTATGGCATATTCATCCCCACTGAAACTCAATCCGTATACTGCGGATGAAAAGGCAACTCTGTGGGACAAAATAAAACGTAAAGGGCCTCCTACGGAAGAGTCTCCAACATATACCAGCTCCAACCCAATAATAGAAGAAGGTAGGGAATCGTCTACCCCTTCGCCAAATACTGTGCAAATTTCTGAAGATATGTATCCTAAGAAAGCTTCAAATTCTACGGCACtatttattttgattaCAAAGGACAACTCTACATTCAGTCCATTCAACATAAGGCCATTTTTGCAAAAAGATGTTCATGAATTTAAGCGTGCTCTAGCACTAGCATTAGGAATAACACATCTTAATTTCACAGTTCATCTTACAGATTTTGGAGCAGAATATGGAAGCAAAATTCCAGATAATCTGCTTGAGATGCTTCAAAAAGTCTCATTTCATAACGTGCCAAAGAAACTCTATATCAAGGACATGGAAAAGATTGTACCTACCAGGGCTAGAACGGAAACCCTCAATAGTCAACATTCTGTGGCTGCCAGCTCCATTAGCAAATCTTCGGTGAAATCAGGTGCTAGTAATACAAGTACCGGTGaaggttcttcttcagatcTAACATCAATAGACGACCAGAGTTCGTCTCATCGTAGGACATATCCTCATACCCCAAGTCATTACTACGATAACAACGCCTCGTCAGAGGCAGATTATTGGTCTTTCAAAGATGCAACCCCAGAACTCGCACCTGATCCTGTTCCTGCTATTTTGCCAAAGAGTAGACCCAGCATTAAGCTTAACAGTGCTGCAGTAAATACAAGTAGCTCTCAAAAGAGTACGTTTCGGATTATTCGTAAAGCAAGTGATACTGATATTGATTTCAATAAACGACGTGAATCCCCCTATGCTAGAGTACCAGAATTAGCAcctaaaagaaaagcacCAAAGCCTCCTATTAGTTCAAGTACCTCTACAGTCAATATACCTACAACCACTAATGAACAATCACCACAGACTGAGATTCCTTCTACGACAAAACTAGAACTGAATTCAGATAGCTTGaaactgaagaaaaagcAAAGACCACCTCCCCCAATAACAACATATTTGAACACAAGACTTTCagtttcatcatcatcatctaaagatcaagaagatttAAAAGTGTCGCCTGTACAACCTTTTACTCCAGCTTCAACTCAAGTTATGATTCCTCAACCATATAAGGGTGCCCTTGAAACATTAAAAACTCGGAAATCGAGTTCGGACTTAGCTGTGAGACCCAGAATGTCGATGAAACGCTTTAGCAGATCGAATTCATCTGTTAATAGAAATGTACTTTCATCTTCTCGCCAGTCCATTAACCGTACCAACTCAAAGACATTAATCAATTCATCTACAGCAGCCGATGtctttgatgaaaatgagatATCATTTGCAGATGCACCAGGACTATCAGATTCAGACGATCATTCGATGTCCTCAGACGAAATTATATGGTCGAAAAATGAGAAATCTTCGCCTAAAAACGATGTGCCAGAATTCAGTTTCAATGGTGAGGAGTCTGTTGATATGGTTGGTTCCGATACAACGCAAGTTTCAACTGGTGAAAACACAAATACTCTAACTCCAAAAAAGATGGCTTTGAGACCTTCGCCGGATGTCGTTTATCAAAATTTGGAGAAGTTTTTCCCAGATGCAGATTTAGATAATCCTATTCTCGAAGGATTAACACCCCCTTCATCGCCTAATGTAGAGAAATCaccttcaaattcaaaagagtTTGGTGTAGCGAAAGCTAAACAGGAACAAAATCCAccatttctttcaactAGAGAAGATAGCTCGCAATTTTTAACACCTGTGTCAACACTGAAACCACccagaagaaccaaaaccatCAGAATAATTGCCCAGGAGGCTAGTGAAGCGAGGAAAAATGATGTCtcaatgaaattgaagagaaagaacaCTAAAATGTGGGGTACTAAAGTAGTTGAAATTACAGACAAAAGAACCATTTCTATTAATAAGGCCCGAAATTCTAAAGGCGAATATAAAGAATTCGCATGGATTAAGGGTGAAATTATTGGCAAAGGTTCTTTTGGCGCAGTTTACTTGGCTTTGAATGTCACTACTGGAGAAATGATGGCTGTGAAACAAGTCACTGTCCCCCAATTCAGTTCACAAGATGAATCAGTTATTAGCATGGTTGAAGCTCTAAAATCAGAAGTGTCAACATTGAAAGATTTAAATCATCTCAACATTGTACAGTACCTCggttttgaagaaaaggaagggATCTACAGTTTATTTTTGGAATATGTTGCCGGTGGCTCTGTCGGCTCTCTTATTAGGATGTATGGAAGGTTCGATGATCAATTAATAAGACATCTTACCGTTCAAGTATTAAGAGGTTTAGCTTATTTGCATTCAACAGGGATTCTTCATCGAGATATGAAGGCAGACAATCTATTACTAGATAACGATGGAGTCTGCAAGATTAGTGATTTTGGTATTTCTCGGAAATCTAACAATATCTATTCGAATTCAGATATGACAATGAGAGGTACAGTTTTTTGGATGGCGCCAGAGATGGTGGATACTGCCCATGGATACAGTGCTAAAGTAGATATATGGTCTCTCGGATGTGTTGTATTGGAAATGTATGCTGGTAAGAGACCGTGGTCAAATTTCGAAGTTGTTGCTGCTATGTTCCAGATAGGGAAATCTAAGACTGCGCCTCCTATACCTGACGATACAAAAGACTTAATATCAGCAAGTGGTAAAAACTTTTTAGACATGTGTTTCGAAATAAACCCGGAGAAAAGACCTACCGCTGATTTCTTAGTGAGTCACCCCTTCTGTAAAACAGATCCGTCATTCGATTTTTCTAAAACTAAACTAGCCCAATTCATCAGGTCAAATGATAAACTAAACAACAGTAAGTTACGTATCAGCTCACAAGAGTTATGAAGCTTGGATTTATTGAGTGTCTTGTTATATACATACGTATTATGCTCtaaaacttcttttaatATTTATGAATAAAAGTAACTTTTTAGTTTCAAATactaaaaaatattaattaCAAAGTAACAATATAACCAAttattacaaaaaaatgccaGATACTACACAAGGAATTACGTTTATTAAGTATGATCATGGGATTTCATTTCCCCAATTTCGACATCTTCTAAAAGATCATCTAAAATTTCATTAAGCATGTCAGAAAGACGGTATGTCAAATATAATGATTGCTTGAAAGGATATCGGAGAGGAGATTCCTCAGAAATCCAAAAGAGCTTTGATTGTGACTGGTTTAAACGTTTCTCGAGTCGTAGGTATTTAACCCACTGTTCATAAGTGAATTCATaatcttcattttcaattgaTATAacatcaatttcttttaaaTCATCTAATAATTTTCTCATCTCGGTGATTTTGGCAAAAGGTGATTCTTCCTTCATGGTGTCttcaagagaaagaagacgGGCTTTATTACTTCTGCGCCTTGCGCTATATGAGTTGCTCTTCGTACTTGTTTCAGACAGAGTGGAAATGTCATTACCCGAATTTCTTTCAAGGTCTACAGGATCACTAGCACTTGCTTCAGTAGCTGAAGAAACTGGAAGTACAGATTCATCCGCCTTTGGGGGGTAGTTCCGAGGCGATAAAAATTGTAGtatgatatttttgaaactcAGAGTCTGTGCCTCTGAAGGCTTCTCAAAATAGATATATCGCCTTATCCTTCTATCAATGGTTCTGGAGCATCTGTATAGAGAGTCACCAACAGTGGAAATTAAAACGGTCATCAAGGGCACGGCCCCAATACACCAAAGGACGTAAAATGCTCTCCCACAACCCGTAATTGGACATAGGTTTCCATAACCAATTGTGATTAAACTTAAAATacagaaataaaatgaTTCAAAGTAGTTCCATGATTCTGCGAGATAAAACACTAACGCTCCTAAAAATATGAACAAtaggaacaagaaaaggGATAGTATGATAGCATGGATATGTTGACGGCTTTTTGAACGTTCTCTGATATTTCTTATACTTTCGAAGGCTTTGAAATCAGTGAAGTTAGGGTCTGGATTTTCCGTATACTTCTTATAAAGACGGGTACGTTGCGTTTCGACGtgataaaagaagaatatagGGCCCGATGAGCTGGACACGATTCCACTAATCATCGCAATAACCAAACCAAGAATAATAACACCAATTAGCGAgtatattaatatcataATTTCGGAAGCCGTTGTATCGGGATAAATATCACCCAACCCAATTGTTAAAACAGACACAACGCAAAAATACAAACTATTACCGTAAGTGAGATGTAGCAACCGTGAAAACAGCGCCGAGCCCCATAGAAACCAAATTGAGAAAACAAACGTAAATGACATCAATAATCGTTCGTTTTCCAAAAGGTTGAATGTAGCTGCGTACTTCTTCTTAAGATACCCAATAAAATGAATGGAAAGCAAGGACACACATATGAAATACAGGCACGCCGTTATAACGGCAAACCAATACCCAATCGATCTCTGATATCCTTGATCATAGTCCCGTGTTGTACACATAATTAATGCGATAGTTAGCACCACAAGTGCTACTATCCATGCCGTAATACAAATGAGCTGAGCTTTCACGTATCCTAGCCTGCCAGAAAAGTTTAACAAAAGCACAAAATTAGCAATGACCCCGCTCAGTAAAGATATAATATTCAAAGTTCTAACACTGCTCGGGTCATCAACTTGATGTCCCGTTTCTGGATTGATCCTCCAATGGTCAACTGCCCCTGCCATTGAAATCATATTAGATAACGGGCTTAAGCAAGCACTAATAACAGGGAAATAGCATGACACACCAAACCATATGATAAACGATTTAGACGAAGGATCTGTGTTTAGTACTGctattctttcttgtttgaaCTTAACTGACTCCTGAAGAGCTCTAGATGGAAGTCCGAAGTTTGAATTCGAGTTGGAATTAATATTCGGAGCAGAAACGGACCTCCGCCCGCTACcgtttgttcttgttcgaTTCATAAACCAACAAAACCTTGCTTTTAACTTTATATAGAGGCATGTACTGGATTGAATCTACCATAACCGGTATTACATAGCTTAATTACCTATATTTTTTATGGAATCTTGCTGCCATTTCAAAGCATCGCATTGTTAAAGAGCTTTCGGTCTTACTTCTATATCCTTTAcgtcaaaaaaaataataataatcaaGAAGTGTGATGTATGGGTGTGTTGAAGTAATCTCTCTTGATGTTCAAATATCAAACGCGACATGAAGGAATTAAAggatttttttatttacaGTATGTAAATAAAGGCGATCTGGAGGGCATCGTGCAAAATAAAACCGTATCTTACAGGTTTTCGGGATCGAATAGACACATTGAAGAGTAGTGGGGCTGAAAAGTTGAGTATTTAGATGGAATTAAGAGGGATAGGAAAAAAAGCGGCGTgaatatcaaaagaaaatatggCGGTTGGTGTTGCTGCTAGTGATTCTTACCTTGAGAATCTCAATGAAGCTCAACAGCGAGCGGTTATGTTTGACCACAAAAAAGCACTTCAGATCATAGCAGGGCCAGGGACAGGAAAGACGAAGGTTCTAACGGCACGATTTGCGTATTTGGTGTTACAGAAAGGTATACAAGCGGAGGATATAGTGATGACCACTTTTACCAGGAAGGCAGCTGAAGAGATGAAAGAACGGTTATTACCAGTGTTAGTTTCTCATGGAATATCACCACACGGTTTGAAAATAGGGACATTTCACAGTATATGCTGGAAACTTTTGAAGGAGAAAGGGTTTTTAATAGGTAGAGAGAAGATAGAGAGGGCGACGACGGAGAAAATCAAGTCCGTACTGGAGGAGATAATAGTGGAAATGCCAGACCAAATACGAGACTATGCGACAACTAAGTCTTATAGAAACTCTGTGAGTCTCTGCAGAATAAAGAATAACCAATGGCAAGTACATCCGGATATGATACTGAAGAGGATCAGTGAATTGAAGGCGGACGCAATGACCCCCGAGAAATATGGACAGCAAGCGGTTTTTGACGAAGCATTATTGCATTTCTACCAACAGTACCAGGCAAAACTATCGAAGGAAAATCTTATAGATTTTGATGATGTCATGTTGTACTCCTTTGAGCTTCTATCGAAACACAGAGTATGGAAAAATATCAAGCatgttcttgttgatgaattcCAGGATACGAATTTATTGCAGATTAACCTCATTTTTCAACTTGCAAGAGGGTCCCACCATAGTTGTGAAGGTGTGACAGTGGTAGGTGATCCAGATCAGGGTATATATGGTTTTCGATCTGCACTTTCACATAATTTCCAGACTATGATCGAACTTTGTCCTATACAATACGATCAAATAGTACTCACGGAGAACTACCGCTCTGCCCAATCAATTCTTGATATCTCGGAAACAGTTATCAAACAACAGAAAAATGGCAGAGACAACAGAGAACCTCTTAGAGCCCAGTTCGTTACCGACAGTAAGCCAGTATTCATGTCCTTCCCATCAAACGAAATCGAAGCTTATACAATAGCAAAAGAGATTCTATATTTAAAGGCTATTCCAGAACTATTCCAATATAAAGATTTCGCAATATTAGTACGATTGAAAAAAAGCTTAAGAGCGTTCGAGAATGCGCTAATAGCCCACAAGATACCATATGTTATTCAAAAAGGATACACTTTTTGGGAACTAAAGGAATGCAAAGCTATTATAAGATATATGAGTATGATATGCAACGACGATGACTGGGAGTCATTGAAGCGGACAATAAACTATCCCTCGCGTGGTGTTGGCGATACAACTATAGGAAAAATTGCAGCGGCATTAGAAAAAGTAAGAGCAGAGGAGAAAACACAGACGGCATTTGGCTTTCTGCAAAACATCGCAAGAGGTAATGTACAACTGAATTTGAACAGTAGCTCACTTATTGGAATCAAGGAATACGTTAAAACTATTGAGCAACtaagaaaaatattttctGTTATTAATTCTGATGCATCAAAGGAAACTCTTGCTGACTCGTTCGAAAAAATCTATACACTATCTGGTTTAAAATCTCAATATGCTCCAAATAACGAATCAGAAATGGATTTGGAAGGGAAAGAATCAGGTAAAGAAATCCATCGTCATCGTAATATCATCAACGTCAAAAATTATTTTAGCACATTTAAGATTCCAGCTGCGGAAGATGGAAAGTCTAGAGATGTGGTTCCTCTGATAGAATTTTGCCGTGAGTTCGTCAGTTTTACAGATTTATACACGTTTAAGGAAGATAATGACTCCAATGATCATAATGACTCCAAGGAAGACCATCTTTCAAAGGATGCTGTCGTTCTTTCAACTATCCATGCATCCAAGGGACTTGAATGGcctgttgtttttgtaCCACAGTGTGTTGAAGGACTTCTTCCAAGTTATTACAAAGACGTAAACGAGATGCAATCCATTGACGAAGAAAGTGATGAAGAGATCCAATCATTAGCTGTTGGTAATGATGGTAATGAATCCCAAGATGAAGGAGCTGAAAATGCTATCACATCGTCGCcgtcaaagaaaaagacaagaacCACTTTtagtgaagaaagaagaatgttCTTTGTAGCTTTGACACGAGCAAAGTATTTTTTGTACATAACCACTGTCGAGAAGGAGGCTACCATCTTTAAGAGTCGGTTCCTTAAGAATGAGGTCATAGAGTTATGCGATGAAACATTGACGTGTTTTGAAAGCATAGAACAATTATTCAAATTATATTACACAATGAAGGTGAAAATACCAAACCAGGATAGAATATCTTACGAGCAGTTAATACAAGATTATAACAACTATGGATCAAATAACCGACAATTGATTTTTTGGAAGGATAAGAAATACTCACACGTCGACCTCCCAAATACGACTGAGAACACTGTTGGAATagcaacaaagaaaaatgagGTGAAGTCATCACTGCCATATTCCGCTCTACCCAGGGTTAATAGGAAAAGACaaaccaaagaacaaacagaaCCACTCAGAAGGCCAGCAGATATCATAGTAAACCAGAATAATACCACCGACAGATTTGTTGCTGATAACCCAAATAGTGCTGGAATAGTACCCTCTTTATcaccaacaaaaacaagatTAACTCGCGAGGAAACTAGAGAACTAGATGTACTGTTGAGTGATAACGAATTTCTACCTGAAGCTCCCATAAAAAGTGAAGTGGACTATACAGCTGCCGAGATCCTTCATAATAAAGAGGAGACGGTGGTAGATAATAGACCAATCTTAACAAGCGCTAGAATTTTAGCATCTGCAATCAAACAAGAGTTATCGCAATCCCTACCAAGTGTAGATTTGTCCTCAACAGAGTCGCAAGCTAGTAATATTAAAGAGGAAGACTCTGTCTCACATTTTAAAGGTAAAGTACCAAAGAACCCCCGAGAGCAATCAAAAAATAGTAAAACGTCATCAGCTTCTAGTAGTCAGAATAAGGCAAAAAAGACTCCTCGTACTGGATCtgtaaagaaaaagtcTAAAAAGTCTAATACAACAAAGGTAAAACTGGAGCATAAACCAACTAATGACATTCTGTTCAGACTTGAAAGAGCCAAACAACGGAAAGAGGAATGGGATGGTGAAATAATAGATTTAAGATCATCTCAATAGCACCATAATTATATACTTAATTCACGTCCCTTACATAGCATATAGATCCCAAACTCTGTTATCTTCAACAGTGATCCATCTATGTTATTGTTAATTCTGAAAGAATATCACGAATAATACGGTTTATTTACATATACATGGAACTTTTGTTTTGCATCTAAACAAATACATCATCGCgtaaacaaagaagaaaaatccaACAATAAGGCAACTATGTTCCACTGAAAGGTAATGTGAGAGGcattacaagaagaaccttatttgaataaaatagtgtaattatattattgaaGCTTCAATTGATCTATTTGAACTTATAGCCAGGAAGAAATAGGATAGACCATATATCATAAGATGGAAGAGCTTATAAAGGGACTCAACGAACGCCAAAGGCTAGCAGTAACCCATAGAGAAACTGATGTGTTGCAAGTTCTTGCTGGACCTGGAACAGGTAAAACAAAAGTTCTTACTGCAAGGTTTGCTTATCTAGTAAcggaaaagaaaattcaTCCGTTAAGGATAATAATGACAACCTTCACCAAGAAAGCTGCGAACGAAATCAAAGAGCGTCTTCAACCCATACTGAAGGAAGTGGGTATCTCCGCTGATGGTCTTCTTATCGGAACGTTTCACTCAATATGTTCAAGGATATTAAGACAAGCAGGACACCTAATCAATATACCGAAAAACTGGTCTATCGCGAAATCTGAGGACTTTAGTACCGTCATAAAGACTATCTTAGAGGATATGCCTGAATACATAATTCAATCGTCTAGGTTCACTACTGAGTTACTTGATAAGAGACAGAATGTGAATGTGATAAGAAACAAGATCGCCGACCTTAAATCCAAGGGAATAACACCACAAATATACCTTTCTGACTCCACATCCGATCCTGCAATATCATACATATACGAACATTTGCAAAAAATGCTACTCTCCGAAGCTCTCTTAgattttgatgatattttaCTGTATACGAAAATCCTGCTAGAGAATCATACTGTTTGGCCATTCATCAAACATGTTCTTGTCGATGAGTTCCAAGACACAAATGATCTGCAATTAGAGCTGGTATATCTACTGTCTAGAGGAAGTCATGGTAGCTGTAGTGGTATCACTGCAGTAGGAGATCCAGATCAATCAATTTATGGATTTCGTTTTGCTTCTTCGGACAACTTCCTTAAACTTAAGAACAGATCTCCGGTGGAGTTTAA of Kluyveromyces marxianus DMKU3-1042 DNA, complete genome, chromosome 3 contains these proteins:
- the BCK1 gene encoding mitogen-activated protein kinase kinase kinase BCK1 is translated as MAFLKKKSTSGGHSRSGSASSILNKHVDPANISEFYPSVSEHKTATGLKNDYTLDSSSKSSRKSSGGSTNSLTSEKLLFNWDVTDPSQWTMPRIIQWFRSNDFNEQWINFFKRNSISGNKFLKLLAYDNFAPYEKNLTHSKTSCYERFQYLLKKTLEENVVKGNNRNGNRIINNSRSSSESAKINQRLPKSFSTHIRSTSESALLGNKAADSVAEQQQNGGDANGHKKHNSNEHNVPLRHTKTNSASALYRRSLISLRNSSTTKEPTVKNDIKITIPPRPFSSIENNSSKSPPVPAPVSPSHSAYSGIFKRQLKSSSSESSLFNAIFGHAPPEESVENTETTTPKVQENKRTSIPPMAYSSPLKLNPYTADEKATLWDKIKRKGPPTEESPTYTSSNPIIEEGRESSTPSPNTVQISEDMYPKKASNSTALFILITKDNSTFSPFNIRPFLQKDVHEFKRALALALGITHLNFTVHLTDFGAEYGSKIPDNLLEMLQKVSFHNVPKKLYIKDMEKIVPTRARTETLNSQHSVAASSISKSSVKSGASNTSTGEGSSSDLTSIDDQSSSHRRTYPHTPSHYYDNNASSEADYWSFKDATPELAPDPVPAILPKSRPSIKLNSAAVNTSSSQKSTFRIIRKASDTDIDFNKRRESPYARVPELAPKRKAPKPPISSSTSTVNIPTTTNEQSPQTEIPSTTKLELNSDSLKLKKKQRPPPPITTYLNTRLSVSSSSSKDQEDLKVSPVQPFTPASTQVMIPQPYKGALETLKTRKSSSDLAVRPRMSMKRFSRSNSSVNRNVLSSSRQSINRTNSKTLINSSTAADVFDENEISFADAPGLSDSDDHSMSSDEIIWSKNEKSSPKNDVPEFSFNGEESVDMVGSDTTQVSTGENTNTLTPKKMALRPSPDVVYQNLEKFFPDADLDNPILEGLTPPSSPNVEKSPSNSKEFGVAKAKQEQNPPFLSTREDSSQFLTPVSTLKPPRRTKTIRIIAQEASEARKNDVSMKLKRKNTKMWGTKVVEITDKRTISINKARNSKGEYKEFAWIKGEIIGKGSFGAVYLALNVTTGEMMAVKQVTVPQFSSQDESVISMVEALKSEVSTLKDLNHLNIVQYLGFEEKEGIYSLFLEYVAGGSVGSLIRMYGRFDDQLIRHLTVQVLRGLAYLHSTGILHRDMKADNLLLDNDGVCKISDFGISRKSNNIYSNSDMTMRGTVFWMAPEMVDTAHGYSAKVDIWSLGCVVLEMYAGKRPWSNFEVVAAMFQIGKSKTAPPIPDDTKDLISASGKNFLDMCFEINPEKRPTADFLVSHPFCKTDPSFDFSKTKLAQFIRSNDKLNNSKLRISSQEL
- the TOK1 gene encoding Tok1p, with the translated sequence MNRTRTNGSGRRSVSAPNINSNSNSNFGLPSRALQESVKFKQERIAVLNTDPSSKSFIIWFGVSCYFPVISACLSPLSNMISMAGAVDHWRINPETGHQVDDPSSVRTLNIISLLSGVIANFVLLLNFSGRLGYVKAQLICITAWIVALVVLTIALIMCTTRDYDQGYQRSIGYWFAVITACLYFICVSLLSIHFIGYLKKKYAATFNLLENERLLMSFTFVFSIWFLWGSALFSRLLHLTYGNSLYFCVVSVLTIGLGDIYPDTTASEIMILIYSLIGVIILGLVIAMISGIVSSSSGPIFFFYHVETQRTRLYKKYTENPDPNFTDFKAFESIRNIRERSKSRQHIHAIILSLFLFLLFIFLGALVFYLAESWNYFESFYFCILSLITIGYGNLCPITGCGRAFYVLWCIGAVPLMTVLISTVGDSLYRCSRTIDRRIRRYIYFEKPSEAQTLSFKNIILQFLSPRNYPPKADESVLPVSSATEASASDPVDLERNSGNDISTLSETSTKSNSYSARRRSNKARLLSLEDTMKEESPFAKITEMRKLLDDLKEIDVISIENEDYEFTYEQWVKYLRLEKRLNQSQSKLFWISEESPLRYPFKQSLYLTYRLSDMLNEILDDLLEDVEIGEMKSHDHT
- the SRS2 gene encoding ATP-dependent DNA helicase SRS2, producing MAVGVAASDSYLENLNEAQQRAVMFDHKKALQIIAGPGTGKTKVLTARFAYLVLQKGIQAEDIVMTTFTRKAAEEMKERLLPVLVSHGISPHGLKIGTFHSICWKLLKEKGFLIGREKIERATTEKIKSVLEEIIVEMPDQIRDYATTKSYRNSVSLCRIKNNQWQVHPDMILKRISELKADAMTPEKYGQQAVFDEALLHFYQQYQAKLSKENLIDFDDVMLYSFELLSKHRVWKNIKHVLVDEFQDTNLLQINLIFQLARGSHHSCEGVTVVGDPDQGIYGFRSALSHNFQTMIELCPIQYDQIVLTENYRSAQSILDISETVIKQQKNGRDNREPLRAQFVTDSKPVFMSFPSNEIEAYTIAKEILYLKAIPELFQYKDFAILVRLKKSLRAFENALIAHKIPYVIQKGYTFWELKECKAIIRYMSMICNDDDWESLKRTINYPSRGVGDTTIGKIAAALEKVRAEEKTQTAFGFLQNIARGNVQLNLNSSSLIGIKEYVKTIEQLRKIFSVINSDASKETLADSFEKIYTLSGLKSQYAPNNESEMDLEGKESGKEIHRHRNIINVKNYFSTFKIPAAEDGKSRDVVPLIEFCREFVSFTDLYTFKEDNDSNDHNDSKEDHLSKDAVVLSTIHASKGLEWPVVFVPQCVEGLLPSYYKDVNEMQSIDEESDEEIQSLAVGNDGNESQDEGAENAITSSPSKKKTRTTFSEERRMFFVALTRAKYFLYITTVEKEATIFKSRFLKNEVIELCDETLTCFESIEQLFKLYYTMKVKIPNQDRISYEQLIQDYNNYGSNNRQLIFWKDKKYSHVDLPNTTENTVGIATKKNEVKSSLPYSALPRVNRKRQTKEQTEPLRRPADIIVNQNNTTDRFVADNPNSAGIVPSLSPTKTRLTREETRELDVLLSDNEFLPEAPIKSEVDYTAAEILHNKEETVVDNRPILTSARILASAIKQELSQSLPSVDLSSTESQASNIKEEDSVSHFKGKVPKNPREQSKNSKTSSASSSQNKAKKTPRTGSVKKKSKKSNTTKVKLEHKPTNDILFRLERAKQRKEEWDGEIIDLRSSQ